In Carbonactinospora thermoautotrophica, the genomic stretch TGCCGGTCCGCGCGTCGAAGTACTCCAGGTCGAACGTGTCCGCCGCGACCTTCTTCGCGCCCGTGGTCAGGGTGAAGAACAGGCGCGCCGTGCGCTCCTGCGAGCTGTCGATCTTCGCCAGGAACTCGGCGGGAGCCGCTTCCACCCCGAGGGCCTGGGGGAACTGGACCTCGACACGCTCACCCGCCGCGACGGCAGTACTACCGCTGACCAGGGTCAGGGCGGGAATCGTCATCGTGGTCGCGGCCACAATGCCCAGAACTCGACGCATTCCCAGACACACCCCCAAAACGTCGCCAGGAGACGCGGTGGATGAAGGATTTTCGAGAGCCGTGCAGCCCGAATCGTAGTATCGGCGCGTTCTCGGTCAGCTCACCCGTGGGGAGCATTCTCCCTCCGACCGGTCGACACACGCCAGTCCCGCAGGTGTGAACGGTCGCCCGGTGCCACCGGAGCGAAGGGGCGGCACCGGGTGTTTCCGTTCGAGCCTCCCTCCTCAGGCGAGCCCGAGATCGGCCAGCGAGTACGCGGCGTAGTACGGCAGCCCGGCCGCGGCGATGGCCGGGGCGGCGCCTCGCTCCACGACGACGGCGACCCCGACCACCTCGGCGCCGGCCTCGCGCAGCGCCTCGACGGCGGTGAGCACCGAGTTGCCGGTGGTGGAGGTGTCCTCGACGGCGAGCACCCGCCGGCCGGCCACGTCTGGTCCCTCGATGCGGCGCTGCAGCCCGTGGGCCTTCCCGCTCTTGCGGACCACGAACGCGTCCAGCCTCCGGCCCCGCGCCGCGGCGGCGTGCAGCATGGCGGTGGCGACCGGGTCGGCGCCGAGGGTGAGGCCGCCCACGGCCTCGTACTCCAGGCCCTCCGTCAAATCGAGCATGACCTGGCCGACGAGCGGGGCCGCCTCGCCGTCCAGGGTGATCCGGCGTAGGTCCACGTAGTAGTCGGCCTCCCTCCCGGAGGACAGGACGACCTTGCCGTGGACGACGGCCTTGTCCTTGATCAGCTGCAGCAGCTGCTCCCGCTCGGCGCTCATGCCGCCGAGCTTAGAACGTGCCCGGCGCTGCTCCGAACCGGGCCCCGCGCGAGGATGGAGGCCGTGGCCGACCCGTTCCTGGTACTCCTGCACAGCCCGTTCACCGGCTTGAGCGCCTGGGGCCGGCTGCCCGCGGAACTGCGGGCCACCGGGTACGAGACGGTGGTGGTCGAGGTGACCGAGGACGACCGGCCGCCGTACGCCCAGCGGTACGTGGCGAGCGCCGCGCTGCAGATCGCACGCGCGGCCGGCCAGCGCCCGGTGATCCTGGTCGGGCACTCCGGGGCCGGGCCGCTGCTGCCGCAGATCGGGTTCGCCCGGCGGGCGGCGCGGGCGCCGGTCGCCGCCTACCTGTTCTGCGACGCCTCCCTGCCCCGGCCCGGCACGCCCACCCGCCTGGAGCTGCTCGAGTTCGAGGCGCCGGAGCAGGCGGCCGAGGTGCGGGCCGTCCTGGAAGCGGGCGGGATGTTCCCGGCCTGGACCGATGCGGACCTGCGCCCGCTGGTGCCCGACGACCACGACCGCGCCGCCCTGGTCCGGTCACTCCGCCCACGCCCGCTGGGTTTCTTCACCGAGCCGCTGCCGAGCGCGCCCGACTGGCCGGACGCGCCCTGCGGGTACCTGCGCACCTCCGCGGCGTACGACCGGCTGGCCCGCGTCGCCGCCGCTCGCGACTGGCCGGTCGTCTCCCGCGACGGCGGCCACTTCGCCGCGCTCGCCGACCCCGACGGCCTGGCGCGCGACCTGCTCGCCCTGCTCGACCGGCTCTGAGCGCGGGTGTCCGCTCGCGGTCAGGCCGCGCCGCGCGACCGCCAGGCGGTGAGGATCCGCTGCTCCTTGCCCGGGTCGATGCCGTGCTCGGGCAGCTGGGCGTAGTCGTGGATGACCGGCTCGCCACCGCCCCGCAGCCACTCCCAGGTGTCGCGCACGGTGTCCCGGACCGGGCGGGTGCGCAGGCCGGCGGCCTCGGCGCGGGCCGTCTCCACCTCCCAGGCACCCGCGTACTCGGGCAGGTC encodes the following:
- a CDS encoding alpha/beta fold hydrolase yields the protein MADPFLVLLHSPFTGLSAWGRLPAELRATGYETVVVEVTEDDRPPYAQRYVASAALQIARAAGQRPVILVGHSGAGPLLPQIGFARRAARAPVAAYLFCDASLPRPGTPTRLELLEFEAPEQAAEVRAVLEAGGMFPAWTDADLRPLVPDDHDRAALVRSLRPRPLGFFTEPLPSAPDWPDAPCGYLRTSAAYDRLARVAAARDWPVVSRDGGHFAALADPDGLARDLLALLDRL
- the pyrE gene encoding orotate phosphoribosyltransferase → MSAEREQLLQLIKDKAVVHGKVVLSSGREADYYVDLRRITLDGEAAPLVGQVMLDLTEGLEYEAVGGLTLGADPVATAMLHAAAARGRRLDAFVVRKSGKAHGLQRRIEGPDVAGRRVLAVEDTSTTGNSVLTAVEALREAGAEVVGVAVVVERGAAPAIAAAGLPYYAAYSLADLGLA